A region of Vibrio chagasii DNA encodes the following proteins:
- the hemG gene encoding menaquinone-dependent protoporphyrinogen IX dehydrogenase, producing MAKALFLYSSREGQTKKILNYIKEEMSEFECELQDLHTIGKVDFAQYDRVLIGASIRYGHLNKKLYQFIDANLTQLQSSKVAFFCVNLTARKEDQGKDTPEGSAYIKKFLIKSPWQPTLIGVFAGALYYPRYNWFDRTMIRFIMNMTGGETDTTKEVEYTNWEKVSLFTEKLKNM from the coding sequence GTGGCAAAAGCTCTATTTTTATATTCAAGCCGTGAAGGGCAGACCAAGAAAATCTTGAACTATATAAAAGAAGAAATGAGTGAGTTCGAATGTGAGCTTCAAGATCTGCATACTATTGGCAAGGTGGACTTTGCTCAATACGATAGAGTGTTGATTGGCGCATCGATTCGTTATGGCCACCTTAATAAGAAGCTATATCAATTTATTGATGCCAACCTTACTCAGTTGCAATCAAGCAAGGTTGCATTCTTCTGCGTGAACTTAACGGCGCGTAAAGAAGACCAAGGCAAAGATACACCAGAAGGCAGTGCTTACATTAAGAAGTTCCTTATCAAGTCTCCATGGCAGCCGACTTTAATCGGTGTATTTGCTGGTGCCCTCTATTACCCGCGTTATAACTGGTTCGATAGAACCATGATCCGCTTTATTATGAATATGACTGGTGGTGAAACGGATACAACGAAGGAAGTTGAGTACACAAACTGGGAAAAAGTCTCTTTGTTCACTGAAAAACTGAAGAATATGTAA
- a CDS encoding TrkH family potassium uptake protein: MQFRSIIRIVGLLLALFSVSMLAPALVALIYRDGAGVPFVTTFFVLLFCGAMCWFPNRRYKHELKARDGFLIVVLFWTVIGSAGALPFLIADNPNVSVTDAFFESFSALTTTGATVIVGLDDLPKAILFYRQFLQWFGGMGIIVLAVAILPVLGIGGMQLYRAEIPGPVKDSKMTPRIAETAKALWYIYLSLTIACAVAFWLAGMSFFDAISHSFSTIAIGGFSTHDASMGYFNSPAINMITVVFLLISACNYSLHFAAFASGGVHPKYYWKDPEFRAFIFIQAVLFLVCFLLLLNHHSYDSYYDAFDQALFQTVSISTTAGFTTTGFSEWPLFLPVLLLFSSFIGGCAGSTGGGMKVIRILLLTLQGAREMKRLVHPRAVYTIKVGGSALSQRVVDAVWGFFSAYALVFVVCMLALIATGMDELSAFSAVAATLNNLGPGLGEVAVHFGDVNDKAKWVLIVSMLFGRLEIFTLLILLTPTFWRS, encoded by the coding sequence ATGCAATTTCGCTCAATTATTCGAATCGTCGGATTATTATTAGCACTTTTTAGTGTATCAATGCTCGCACCTGCGTTAGTCGCCCTGATTTATCGAGATGGTGCGGGTGTGCCATTCGTGACGACTTTCTTTGTTCTGTTATTTTGTGGCGCGATGTGTTGGTTTCCAAACCGACGTTATAAGCATGAATTAAAAGCGCGCGATGGCTTTTTGATCGTAGTTCTTTTTTGGACGGTAATCGGTAGTGCGGGTGCTTTGCCGTTTTTGATCGCTGATAACCCGAATGTTTCAGTTACTGATGCCTTCTTCGAATCCTTTTCTGCACTGACCACTACCGGTGCGACGGTGATCGTCGGCCTTGATGACTTACCTAAGGCGATCTTGTTTTATCGCCAGTTCCTGCAATGGTTCGGTGGTATGGGTATCATCGTTTTGGCGGTAGCCATTCTTCCTGTTCTGGGTATCGGTGGCATGCAGCTGTACCGAGCTGAAATTCCAGGCCCAGTAAAAGACAGCAAAATGACCCCGCGTATCGCTGAAACAGCAAAAGCGCTGTGGTACATCTATCTCAGCCTAACCATTGCTTGTGCGGTTGCGTTTTGGCTTGCTGGCATGAGCTTCTTTGATGCAATCAGTCATAGCTTCTCGACTATAGCTATTGGTGGCTTCTCGACTCACGATGCAAGTATGGGCTATTTCAACAGCCCTGCAATAAACATGATTACTGTAGTGTTCCTGCTTATATCAGCATGTAATTACTCTCTTCACTTTGCCGCATTTGCTTCAGGTGGTGTGCATCCTAAGTATTACTGGAAAGATCCTGAGTTCCGTGCCTTTATCTTTATTCAGGCAGTACTGTTCTTGGTTTGTTTCTTATTACTGCTTAATCACCACTCTTATGACTCGTACTACGATGCTTTCGACCAAGCCTTGTTCCAAACCGTGTCTATATCTACGACCGCAGGTTTCACAACGACTGGTTTCTCTGAGTGGCCTCTGTTCTTACCCGTACTGCTTTTATTCTCTTCTTTTATAGGGGGATGTGCCGGTTCTACGGGCGGTGGTATGAAAGTGATTCGAATCTTGTTACTTACTCTGCAAGGTGCTCGTGAAATGAAGCGTCTTGTTCACCCACGCGCTGTCTATACCATCAAGGTTGGCGGCTCTGCACTATCACAACGTGTAGTAGATGCTGTTTGGGGTTTCTTCTCTGCATACGCATTAGTGTTTGTGGTTTGTATGCTAGCTCTTATTGCAACCGGTATGGACGAGTTAAGTGCTTTCTCAGCCGTAGCGGCAACGTTAAATAACCTTGGCCCAGGCCTTGGTGAAGTCGCGGTGCACTTTGGCGATGTGAACGACAAAGCAAAATGGGTACTTATCGTATCTATGCTGTTTGGCCGGTTAGAAATTTTCACTTTATTAATCTTATTGACCCCTACGTTTTGGCGTAGCTAA
- a CDS encoding YigZ family protein, with protein sequence MNEQPYLIPSAPALFEEEIKKSIFITHLAHTPSVEAAKQFVEQVKKEHASARHNCWGFVAGRPEDSMLWGFSDDGEPSGTAGKPILAQLSGSGVGELTAVVTRYSGGIKLGTGGLVKAYGGGVQQALKLLQTIEKKITTKLRLELDYGFVPIAQSIMAQHQAVEVQADYGVQVELIIEIELLQVDAFTQTMINKSGAKALVTKVKDN encoded by the coding sequence ATGAATGAACAGCCTTATTTAATACCGTCAGCTCCGGCTCTGTTTGAAGAAGAGATCAAGAAGAGCATCTTTATTACTCACCTTGCGCATACTCCAAGTGTAGAAGCCGCAAAGCAGTTCGTAGAGCAGGTAAAAAAAGAGCACGCTTCAGCGAGACATAATTGTTGGGGCTTTGTTGCCGGTCGACCTGAAGATTCAATGCTTTGGGGCTTCAGTGATGATGGAGAGCCATCGGGCACGGCGGGTAAACCTATCTTGGCGCAATTGTCTGGATCGGGTGTGGGTGAATTAACGGCTGTCGTCACGCGTTACTCTGGCGGAATTAAGCTTGGAACCGGTGGTTTGGTTAAAGCTTATGGTGGCGGAGTGCAACAAGCTCTCAAGCTGCTTCAAACTATCGAGAAAAAAATAACCACAAAATTACGGCTAGAGTTAGACTATGGCTTTGTGCCAATCGCACAATCCATCATGGCTCAGCATCAGGCTGTTGAGGTCCAAGCGGATTATGGTGTGCAAGTTGAGCTTATTATTGAGATAGAGCTCCTTCAGGTAGATGCGTTTACCCAAACCATGATCAATAAAAGTGGTGCCAAGGCACTGGTAACGAAAGTAAAAGACAACTAG
- the fadB gene encoding fatty acid oxidation complex subunit alpha FadB, which produces MIYQANTLQVKELQDGIAELSFCAPASVNKLDLATLESLDKALDALKAHAGLRGLILTSNKDAFIVGADITEFLGLFAKPEAELDEWLRFANSIFSKLEDLPVPTLSMMRGHALGGGCECVLATDFRIGDKTTSIGLPETKLGIMPGFGGCVRLPRVIGADSAMEVITQGKACRADEALKIGLLDAIVETDQLLESAINTVSLAANEKLDWQLRRKQKTSALSLSKLEAMMSFTMAKGLVAQKAGPHYPAPITSVIAIEEAARSDRDAALDIERKHFIKLAKSEEAKALVGLFLNDQYIKGLAKKAGKSATKDTQRAAVLGAGIMGGGIAYQSALKGVPVMMKDIAQASLDLGMNEASKLLNKRLSRGRLDGFKMAGILSSITPSLHYAGVEQSDVVVEAVVENPKVKAAVLSEVEGLVGEDTVLTSNTSTIPINLLAKSLKRPENFCGMHFFNPVHRMPLVEIIRGEHTSEETINRVVAYAAKMGKSPIVVNDCPGFFVNRVLFPYFGGFSMLLRDGADFTKIDKVMERKFGWPMGPAYLLDVVGLDTAHHAQAVMAQGFPERMGKEGRDAIDALYVAEKYGQKNGSGFYTYSVDKRGRPKKTFSEDILPILADVCQAPQDFDDQTIIQRVMIPMINEVVLCLEEGIIATPQEADMALVYGLGFPPFRGGVFRYLDSVGIGNFVEMAKGYQDLGAMYQVPQLLLDMAEKGESFYDAQQASSL; this is translated from the coding sequence ATGATTTACCAAGCTAACACCCTACAGGTAAAGGAATTACAAGATGGCATTGCAGAATTAAGCTTCTGTGCTCCAGCCTCTGTAAACAAACTCGACCTTGCTACTTTAGAATCACTAGACAAAGCGTTAGACGCTCTTAAAGCTCACGCAGGGCTACGTGGTTTAATCTTAACTTCAAACAAAGACGCATTCATTGTAGGCGCAGACATCACTGAATTTCTTGGCCTATTTGCTAAGCCAGAAGCAGAACTTGATGAATGGTTAAGATTTGCAAACTCCATCTTCAGCAAGCTAGAAGACCTTCCTGTTCCAACTCTTTCAATGATGCGCGGCCATGCCCTAGGCGGCGGTTGTGAATGTGTATTGGCAACTGACTTCCGTATCGGTGACAAGACCACTAGCATTGGCTTACCTGAAACCAAACTTGGCATCATGCCTGGCTTTGGTGGTTGTGTGCGCCTGCCTCGCGTTATCGGTGCTGATAGTGCAATGGAAGTCATCACTCAAGGCAAAGCATGCCGAGCTGATGAAGCACTAAAAATTGGCTTGTTAGACGCGATTGTAGAAACAGACCAACTGCTAGAGTCGGCAATCAATACCGTTTCTCTGGCTGCAAATGAAAAACTAGACTGGCAATTACGCCGTAAACAGAAAACATCAGCATTATCGCTAAGCAAACTCGAAGCGATGATGAGCTTTACCATGGCGAAAGGCCTCGTTGCTCAAAAAGCTGGCCCTCACTACCCGGCTCCAATTACTTCAGTCATTGCTATTGAAGAAGCGGCACGCAGCGATCGTGATGCAGCGCTCGATATCGAACGTAAACACTTCATCAAGCTAGCGAAATCTGAAGAAGCGAAAGCACTGGTTGGTCTGTTCCTCAATGACCAATACATCAAAGGTCTTGCTAAAAAAGCAGGTAAGTCAGCAACCAAAGACACTCAACGTGCTGCTGTACTAGGTGCTGGCATCATGGGTGGCGGCATTGCTTACCAATCTGCACTGAAAGGCGTGCCAGTGATGATGAAAGATATCGCACAAGCATCGCTTGACCTTGGTATGAATGAAGCATCTAAACTATTGAATAAGCGTCTATCTCGCGGTCGCCTAGATGGCTTTAAGATGGCAGGCATCCTGTCTTCGATTACTCCAAGCCTGCATTACGCAGGTGTTGAGCAATCAGACGTTGTCGTAGAAGCGGTAGTAGAAAATCCGAAAGTAAAAGCTGCGGTACTGAGCGAAGTGGAAGGTCTAGTCGGTGAAGACACAGTACTGACGTCAAACACTTCTACGATTCCTATCAATCTGCTAGCGAAATCTCTAAAACGCCCAGAAAACTTCTGTGGTATGCACTTCTTTAACCCAGTGCACCGCATGCCTTTGGTTGAGATCATCCGTGGCGAGCACACTTCAGAAGAGACAATTAATCGCGTTGTAGCTTACGCAGCAAAGATGGGCAAATCCCCTATCGTTGTAAATGATTGCCCAGGCTTCTTCGTTAACCGTGTACTTTTCCCTTACTTTGGCGGTTTCAGCATGTTGCTACGCGACGGCGCTGATTTCACTAAGATAGATAAAGTCATGGAGCGTAAGTTCGGTTGGCCAATGGGTCCTGCTTACCTACTAGACGTTGTAGGCCTGGACACTGCACACCACGCACAAGCTGTGATGGCGCAAGGTTTCCCAGAGCGTATGGGCAAAGAAGGTCGTGATGCGATTGATGCACTTTACGTTGCTGAAAAATACGGTCAGAAAAACGGTAGCGGTTTCTATACATACAGCGTAGACAAGCGTGGTCGTCCGAAGAAGACCTTCTCAGAAGACATTCTTCCTATCCTGGCGGACGTATGCCAAGCACCACAAGATTTTGATGACCAAACAATTATCCAACGTGTGATGATTCCAATGATCAACGAAGTCGTTCTTTGTTTAGAAGAAGGCATCATCGCGACACCGCAAGAAGCGGATATGGCACTGGTTTACGGTTTAGGCTTCCCTCCATTCCGAGGCGGCGTATTCCGCTACTTAGACAGTGTGGGTATTGGTAACTTCGTAGAAATGGCGAAGGGCTACCAAGACTTAGGTGCAATGTACCAAGTTCCTCAACTATTGCTTGATATGGCAGAGAAAGGCGAAAGCTTTTACGACGCTCAACAAGCAAGTTCTCTGTAA
- the fadA gene encoding acetyl-CoA C-acyltransferase FadA, translating to MNNVVVVDCLRTPMGRSKGGAYRHTRAEDLSAHLMKGILERNPEVNPSEIEDIYWGCVQQTLEQGFNVARNAALLAGLPIEIGAVTVNRLCGSSMQALHDATRSIMVGDAEICLIGGVEHMGHVPMTHGVDFHPGMSKNVAKAAGMMGLTAEMLGKLHGISREDQDAFAARSHARAHAATVEGRFKNEILPTEGHAADGSLFTLDHDEVIRPETTVEGLSQLRPVFDPANGTVTAGTSSALSDGASAMLIMSEEKANALGLKIRARVKSMAIAGCDPSIMGYGPVPATQKALKRAGLTIEDMGVIELNEAFAAQSLPCAKDLGLLDVVDEKVNLNGGAIALGHPLGCSGSRISTTLINLMEAQDVKYGLATMCIGLGQGIATVFERP from the coding sequence ATGAATAATGTAGTTGTTGTTGATTGCCTTCGCACCCCAATGGGACGTTCCAAAGGTGGAGCTTACCGTCACACTCGTGCTGAAGATCTGTCTGCACATTTAATGAAAGGCATTTTAGAACGTAACCCAGAAGTGAACCCTTCAGAGATTGAAGATATCTACTGGGGCTGTGTACAGCAAACACTAGAACAAGGCTTCAACGTTGCACGTAACGCTGCTCTACTGGCTGGTTTACCGATTGAGATTGGTGCTGTCACGGTTAACCGTTTGTGCGGTTCATCTATGCAAGCTCTGCATGATGCGACTCGCTCAATCATGGTTGGTGATGCGGAAATTTGCCTAATCGGTGGTGTGGAACACATGGGTCATGTACCAATGACACACGGTGTTGATTTCCACCCAGGTATGTCAAAGAACGTAGCAAAAGCTGCAGGCATGATGGGCCTAACCGCTGAAATGCTTGGCAAACTGCACGGTATTAGCCGTGAAGACCAAGATGCATTCGCTGCACGTTCACACGCTCGTGCACATGCGGCAACGGTTGAAGGTCGTTTCAAAAACGAAATTCTACCAACGGAAGGTCACGCTGCTGACGGTTCACTGTTCACACTGGATCACGATGAAGTTATTCGTCCAGAAACGACGGTTGAAGGCCTATCTCAACTGCGCCCAGTGTTCGACCCAGCAAACGGTACAGTAACAGCAGGTACTTCATCAGCCCTATCTGATGGTGCATCGGCAATGCTTATCATGAGTGAAGAAAAAGCTAACGCACTAGGTCTTAAGATTCGTGCTCGCGTTAAGTCTATGGCTATCGCAGGCTGCGATCCTTCAATCATGGGTTACGGCCCAGTACCTGCAACTCAAAAAGCGTTAAAGCGTGCAGGTTTAACGATTGAAGACATGGGTGTGATTGAACTGAACGAAGCGTTCGCGGCACAATCTCTACCTTGTGCTAAAGACCTAGGTCTACTGGATGTGGTTGACGAAAAAGTGAACCTTAATGGCGGTGCAATTGCACTAGGCCACCCACTCGGCTGTTCAGGCTCTCGTATCTCTACAACCCTAATCAACCTTATGGAAGCGCAAGACGTGAAATACGGATTAGCAACCATGTGTATTGGTTTAGGCCAAGGTATTGCAACGGTATTTGAACGCCCATAG
- a CDS encoding oxidoreductase has product MFKALVLNQEDKKTIASVSQIEESQLPEGNVKIDVSYSSLNYKDGLAITGKGRIVRNFPMVPGIDLSGVVSQSDDPRYKAGDEVVLTGWGVGEGHWGGMAEKASLNGDWLVPMPKGLDAKKVMAIGTAGFTAMLCVQAIVDAGIKPEDGEILVTGASGGVGSVSITLLNQLGYKVAAVTGRASENGELLKSLGATRIVERAELEEPAKPLEKQMWAGAIDTVGSKVLAKVLAQIDYNGAVAICGLAGGFDLPTTVMPFILRNVRLQGVDSVMCPREKRIKAWEQLAELLPESFYDSATKEVSLDDAIQAAEDITNGQITGRVVIKL; this is encoded by the coding sequence ATGTTTAAAGCACTTGTACTAAACCAAGAAGACAAAAAAACTATCGCATCAGTTTCTCAAATTGAAGAATCTCAACTACCTGAAGGTAACGTGAAGATCGATGTAAGCTACTCTTCTTTGAACTACAAAGATGGTTTGGCGATTACAGGTAAAGGGCGCATTGTTCGCAACTTCCCTATGGTTCCTGGTATCGACCTGTCAGGTGTGGTTTCACAATCTGACGACCCTCGCTACAAAGCAGGCGACGAAGTGGTTCTAACTGGTTGGGGTGTTGGTGAAGGTCACTGGGGTGGCATGGCTGAGAAAGCAAGCCTAAACGGTGACTGGTTAGTACCAATGCCTAAAGGTCTAGACGCTAAGAAAGTAATGGCGATTGGTACAGCAGGCTTCACAGCAATGCTTTGTGTTCAAGCTATTGTCGATGCAGGCATCAAACCTGAAGACGGTGAAATCCTAGTGACTGGTGCAAGTGGCGGTGTAGGTAGCGTGTCTATCACTCTACTAAACCAGCTAGGCTACAAAGTAGCAGCAGTAACAGGTCGAGCTTCAGAAAATGGTGAGCTACTAAAATCATTAGGTGCAACTCGCATTGTTGAGCGTGCTGAATTAGAAGAGCCAGCGAAACCACTTGAGAAACAAATGTGGGCTGGTGCTATCGACACTGTAGGCAGCAAAGTACTTGCGAAAGTATTGGCACAAATTGATTACAACGGTGCGGTTGCAATCTGTGGTCTAGCAGGTGGCTTTGACTTACCAACAACGGTAATGCCATTCATTCTACGTAACGTTCGCCTGCAAGGTGTTGATTCTGTTATGTGCCCTCGTGAAAAACGCATTAAAGCGTGGGAACAACTAGCTGAATTGCTACCTGAGTCTTTCTACGACAGCGCGACAAAAGAAGTATCTCTAGATGACGCGATTCAAGCGGCAGAAGACATCACTAACGGTCAAATCACAGGCCGTGTAGTTATCAAGCTATAA
- a CDS encoding LysR family transcriptional regulator: MELEDIYRRDLNLLVALKVLIEEGSVSQAALRLNLSQSATSRVLGRLRDLLNDPLFTRQGQHLIPTKKALEISQRIDQPLESFRQLLSPSDFDPYYCSERFLIATTDYAMQTILPYALPKIYEQAPNISLEFAPLQHEHLFKQLSTERVDMAICRPSGSVAPLHQEVLGPVGVSCLLSKNHPLADSSLSLEDYVCLPHAMIAISDGVKALLDNALANQQPRKMVLRAYHLEAALAIVDRMPLVITVPADLAYLVAERYDLVVKPLPFEFMPFDYSLIWHSRCDSSASQQWLRRVVKEECGELIQKRIADVGLG; the protein is encoded by the coding sequence GTGGAATTAGAAGACATCTATCGTAGAGACCTTAATTTATTGGTCGCCTTAAAGGTATTGATTGAAGAGGGCAGCGTTAGCCAAGCCGCGCTTCGTCTTAACTTGAGTCAGTCGGCAACCAGCCGAGTGCTAGGGCGCTTAAGAGATTTACTCAATGACCCTCTGTTTACTCGCCAGGGCCAACATCTTATTCCGACCAAAAAAGCGCTCGAGATCAGCCAGCGAATTGATCAGCCTTTGGAATCATTCCGTCAGTTACTTAGCCCTAGTGATTTTGACCCTTACTATTGCAGTGAACGCTTTCTAATTGCGACCACTGATTATGCGATGCAAACCATCTTGCCGTATGCGCTGCCGAAGATTTATGAGCAAGCACCGAATATCTCTTTAGAATTCGCCCCGCTGCAGCATGAACATTTGTTTAAGCAGCTTAGTACCGAGCGCGTCGATATGGCGATCTGCCGACCAAGTGGCAGTGTAGCGCCACTTCATCAAGAGGTCCTTGGCCCTGTGGGTGTGTCGTGCTTACTCTCTAAAAATCACCCTTTGGCAGACAGTTCATTGAGCCTTGAGGATTATGTCTGTTTGCCTCATGCGATGATTGCGATCAGTGATGGTGTAAAGGCTTTACTGGACAATGCGTTAGCTAATCAACAACCGAGAAAAATGGTACTGCGTGCTTATCACCTTGAAGCGGCATTGGCGATTGTTGATAGAATGCCGTTAGTGATTACGGTACCGGCTGATTTGGCATACTTAGTTGCAGAGCGTTATGACTTAGTCGTTAAGCCGCTGCCATTCGAGTTTATGCCGTTTGATTACTCGTTGATTTGGCATTCACGCTGCGACTCTTCAGCATCACAACAATGGTTGAGAAGAGTGGTCAAAGAAGAGTGTGGTGAGTTAATTCAAAAGCGGATTGCCGATGTCGGCTTAGGTTAG
- the tusA gene encoding sulfurtransferase TusA, protein MTFKPELATHTLEAEGLRCPEPVMMVRKTIRNMQDGDVLLVKADDPSTTRDIPSFCRFMDHQLVGQETETLPYQYLIKKGLEA, encoded by the coding sequence ATGACATTCAAACCTGAACTGGCAACCCATACTTTAGAAGCTGAAGGCCTGCGTTGCCCAGAGCCAGTAATGATGGTCAGGAAGACAATTAGAAACATGCAGGATGGCGATGTGTTACTGGTAAAAGCTGACGATCCTTCGACCACTCGAGACATCCCGAGCTTTTGTCGATTCATGGATCACCAGTTGGTAGGCCAAGAGACAGAAACGCTGCCATACCAGTATTTGATCAAAAAGGGATTGGAGGCGTAA
- a CDS encoding TMEM165/GDT1 family protein, which yields MSVLAISITTVVLAEIGDKTQLLSLLLASRYRKPVPIIAAIFFATIANHALAAWLGVVVADYLSPEVLKWVLVVSFIAMAGWILIPDKLDDDEQISNRGPFVASFIAFFIAEIGDKTQIATSILGAQYADALAWVILGTTIGMLLANVPVVIIGKLSADKMPLDLIRKITALLFVGLAIAAAFYS from the coding sequence GTGAGCGTTTTAGCAATTTCAATTACAACTGTTGTCTTAGCCGAGATCGGTGATAAGACCCAGTTGCTATCCCTTTTATTAGCCAGTCGATATCGAAAACCGGTACCTATTATTGCGGCTATCTTCTTTGCCACTATAGCCAATCATGCTCTTGCAGCGTGGCTCGGTGTGGTTGTCGCTGATTATTTATCGCCAGAAGTTTTAAAGTGGGTGCTGGTGGTCAGTTTCATTGCAATGGCGGGCTGGATTCTGATTCCCGATAAGCTCGATGATGACGAACAGATCTCAAACCGTGGTCCTTTTGTCGCTAGCTTCATTGCGTTTTTTATCGCTGAAATTGGTGATAAGACCCAGATTGCGACTTCTATTCTAGGGGCGCAATACGCCGACGCCTTGGCGTGGGTGATTCTGGGTACAACCATAGGCATGTTGCTAGCGAATGTACCTGTAGTGATCATTGGTAAGCTGTCGGCAGACAAGATGCCACTCGATCTGATTCGTAAGATTACAGCCCTGTTATTTGTCGGTTTGGCTATCGCTGCTGCGTTTTACTCATGA
- the glyQ gene encoding glycine--tRNA ligase subunit alpha — translation MQKYDIKTFQGMILALQDYWAQNGCTIVQPLDMEVGAGTSHPMTCLRALGPEPMSTAYVQPSRRPTDGRYGENPNRLQHYYQFQVALKPSPDNIQELYLGSLEVLGVDPLVHDIRFVEDNWENPTLGAWGLGWEVWLNGMEVTQFTYFQQVGGLECKPVTGEITYGIERLAMYIQEVDSVYDLVWNVAPDGSNVTYGDIFHQNEVEQSTYNFEHADVDFLFGFFDQCEKECKELLELEKPLPLPAYERILKAGHAFNILDARKAISVTERQRYILRIRNLTKSVAEAYYASREALGFPMCKKDEEK, via the coding sequence ATGCAAAAATACGATATCAAAACCTTCCAGGGAATGATCCTCGCGCTGCAGGATTACTGGGCTCAAAACGGTTGTACCATTGTTCAACCTCTAGATATGGAAGTAGGTGCAGGCACCTCTCACCCAATGACATGTCTAAGAGCACTTGGCCCAGAGCCAATGTCTACAGCTTACGTACAACCTTCACGTCGTCCTACTGATGGCCGTTACGGTGAAAACCCTAACCGTCTTCAGCACTACTACCAATTCCAAGTAGCGCTAAAACCATCGCCAGACAATATCCAAGAGTTGTACCTAGGCTCACTAGAGGTTCTTGGTGTTGACCCACTTGTTCACGACATTCGCTTCGTTGAAGATAACTGGGAAAACCCAACACTAGGTGCATGGGGTCTTGGTTGGGAAGTATGGCTAAACGGCATGGAAGTAACTCAGTTTACTTACTTCCAACAGGTTGGCGGCCTTGAGTGTAAGCCTGTAACAGGCGAGATCACTTACGGTATTGAGCGTCTAGCAATGTACATCCAGGAAGTAGACTCAGTTTACGACCTAGTATGGAACGTTGCACCAGACGGCTCTAACGTAACTTACGGTGACATCTTCCACCAAAACGAAGTTGAGCAATCAACGTACAACTTCGAACACGCAGACGTAGATTTCCTATTCGGTTTCTTCGACCAGTGTGAAAAAGAGTGTAAAGAGCTACTTGAGCTTGAGAAGCCACTTCCGCTTCCAGCTTACGAGCGCATTCTAAAAGCAGGCCACGCATTCAACATCCTTGATGCGCGCAAAGCTATCTCTGTAACAGAGCGTCAACGTTACATCCTTCGTATTCGCAACCTAACTAAATCAGTTGCTGAAGCATACTACGCATCACGTGAAGCACTTGGCTTCCCAATGTGCAAGAAGGACGAGGAGAAGTAA